A stretch of the Synechocystis sp. PCC 7338 genome encodes the following:
- the pruA gene encoding L-glutamate gamma-semialdehyde dehydrogenase: MVAQIESQQQYEQATQAIAKELLAQTREKRSLWDKIGDNLRLDDKLLDWTMGHPGLRVQLFKFIDCLPALQSNSEIANHLQQYMGEEEVELPEALKKLLNFADAHSTPAQIAAGTVSKATEQLAFKYIAGETIAQVIKTVERLRKEKMGFTIDLLGEAVITESEAAEYWQNYLDLMAQLSQQAKSWSKVAQIDEADGEMLPQVQVSVKLTAFYSQFDPLDPAGSKAKVCQRIRALLRKAQELGVAVHFDMEQYHYKDLILNILKELLIEEEFRSRTDIGITMQAYLRDSAADLEGLIPWAKHRGYPVTVRLVKGAYWDQETIKAQQNHWQIPVYVEKAQTDANYERMTRLLLENHEYLYAAIGSHNVRSQALACAIAEELNIPKRRYEMQILYGMGEPLARAIVKRGHRVRVYAPYGKLLPGMAYLIRRLLENTANSSFLRQNLEERPIEELIAPPQIKGINDLPTKGYPNAPDMDYADADLRQKAFQSLTRVKQQLGKTYLPYINGKYVETETYIDSVNPCRPSQVIGKVGLISVDQADHALEMAKAAFPAWKKTPVRERCGILRKAADIMEERRHELNAWICLEVGKIIPQADAEVSEAIDFCRYYADEMERLDQGVNLDIPGETNRYFYQPRGIALVISPWNFPMAIAVGMTVAALVTGNCTLLKPAETSTVIAAKIAEILIEAGVPPGVFQYVPGKGSVVGSHMVNHPDVHLIAFTGSREVGCRIYADAALVQPGQKHLKRVIAEMGGKNAIIVDESADLDQAVAGAVYSAFGYTGQKCSACSRVVVLSPVHDAFVERFVEATRSLNVGPTDDPSTQVGPVIDAKAQARIKEYIEQGKAECELAIACDAPSEGYFVGPTVFKNVERHATIAQEEIFGPVVAIIRAVNFDEALEIANGTDYALTGGLYSRTPDHINRAAAEFEVGNLYINRTITGALVSRQPFGGFKMSGVGSKAGGPDYLLQFLEPRHVTENIQRQGFAPIEGADQ; encoded by the coding sequence ATGGTTGCACAAATCGAGTCACAACAACAGTATGAACAGGCTACCCAGGCGATCGCCAAGGAACTATTAGCCCAGACCAGGGAGAAACGATCACTATGGGACAAAATTGGGGATAATCTGCGGCTCGATGATAAATTGCTGGATTGGACCATGGGCCATCCCGGCTTACGGGTGCAACTGTTCAAATTTATTGACTGTCTCCCCGCTTTGCAAAGTAATAGCGAGATTGCCAACCACCTCCAGCAATATATGGGCGAAGAGGAGGTGGAGTTACCGGAGGCGTTGAAAAAACTGTTGAACTTTGCCGATGCCCACTCTACTCCTGCCCAGATTGCCGCAGGGACGGTGAGTAAGGCCACGGAGCAATTGGCCTTTAAATACATTGCCGGGGAAACGATCGCCCAGGTGATTAAAACAGTGGAACGGCTCCGCAAGGAAAAAATGGGCTTCACCATTGACCTGTTGGGGGAAGCGGTGATTACGGAATCGGAAGCGGCGGAATATTGGCAAAATTATTTAGACTTAATGGCCCAGTTATCCCAGCAGGCCAAGTCTTGGTCGAAGGTGGCCCAAATTGATGAGGCGGACGGGGAAATGTTGCCCCAGGTGCAGGTATCGGTAAAGCTAACGGCCTTTTATTCCCAATTTGATCCCCTCGACCCCGCAGGCAGTAAAGCCAAAGTTTGTCAGCGGATTCGGGCACTGTTGCGAAAAGCCCAGGAATTAGGCGTCGCTGTCCACTTTGATATGGAACAGTACCACTACAAAGATCTGATTTTAAATATTCTTAAGGAGTTGTTGATAGAAGAAGAGTTCCGTTCCCGCACTGACATTGGCATCACCATGCAGGCCTATCTGCGGGATTCTGCGGCGGATCTAGAAGGATTGATTCCCTGGGCCAAACATCGGGGTTATCCGGTCACTGTGCGCTTAGTGAAAGGGGCCTATTGGGATCAGGAAACCATTAAAGCTCAACAAAACCATTGGCAAATTCCCGTTTATGTGGAAAAAGCCCAGACCGATGCCAATTATGAGCGGATGACTCGCTTATTGTTGGAAAATCACGAGTATTTATACGCCGCCATTGGTAGCCATAACGTGCGTTCCCAAGCCCTGGCCTGTGCGATCGCCGAAGAATTAAATATTCCCAAACGACGCTATGAAATGCAGATCCTCTACGGCATGGGGGAACCTTTGGCCCGGGCGATCGTGAAACGGGGTCATCGGGTGCGGGTCTATGCCCCCTACGGTAAGCTACTGCCGGGCATGGCGTACTTGATCCGACGATTGCTGGAAAATACGGCCAACAGTTCTTTTCTGCGCCAAAACCTCGAAGAGCGGCCCATCGAAGAATTGATTGCCCCGCCCCAAATTAAAGGCATTAATGACCTACCCACCAAGGGTTATCCCAACGCCCCCGATATGGATTACGCTGATGCTGACCTGCGCCAAAAAGCATTCCAATCCCTAACCCGGGTTAAACAACAATTGGGCAAAACCTATCTGCCCTACATCAATGGCAAGTATGTAGAGACAGAAACCTATATTGATTCCGTTAATCCCTGCCGACCATCCCAGGTAATTGGCAAAGTAGGGTTGATCAGTGTTGACCAAGCAGACCATGCCCTAGAAATGGCTAAAGCGGCTTTTCCTGCCTGGAAGAAAACTCCGGTACGGGAACGGTGTGGCATTCTTCGTAAAGCGGCGGACATTATGGAAGAGCGTCGCCATGAATTGAATGCCTGGATTTGTCTGGAAGTGGGCAAAATTATTCCCCAAGCCGATGCGGAAGTTTCCGAGGCGATCGATTTTTGTCGTTACTATGCCGATGAAATGGAACGGCTAGATCAGGGCGTTAACCTCGATATTCCGGGGGAAACCAACCGTTATTTCTACCAACCCCGGGGTATTGCCCTAGTGATTTCTCCCTGGAATTTTCCCATGGCGATCGCCGTAGGCATGACAGTAGCAGCTTTGGTGACGGGCAATTGTACTTTGCTTAAACCGGCGGAAACTTCCACGGTAATTGCGGCCAAAATTGCCGAAATCCTCATTGAAGCGGGGGTTCCCCCTGGGGTCTTCCAGTATGTACCCGGTAAGGGCTCGGTGGTGGGTTCCCACATGGTCAACCATCCCGACGTGCATTTGATTGCTTTCACCGGCTCCAGGGAAGTGGGTTGTCGCATTTATGCCGATGCCGCTTTAGTACAACCGGGGCAAAAACACCTCAAACGGGTAATCGCCGAAATGGGGGGTAAAAACGCCATCATCGTCGATGAAAGTGCGGATCTAGATCAAGCGGTGGCCGGGGCAGTCTATTCCGCCTTTGGTTACACCGGGCAAAAGTGTTCCGCCTGTTCCCGGGTGGTGGTGCTTTCCCCCGTCCATGATGCCTTTGTGGAGCGGTTTGTGGAAGCGACCCGTTCCCTCAATGTAGGCCCCACCGATGACCCCAGCACCCAGGTGGGCCCAGTGATTGATGCCAAAGCCCAAGCCCGCATTAAGGAATACATCGAACAGGGCAAGGCGGAATGTGAATTGGCGATCGCCTGTGATGCTCCTAGTGAAGGCTATTTTGTCGGCCCGACGGTGTTTAAAAATGTAGAACGCCATGCCACCATTGCCCAGGAAGAAATTTTCGGCCCGGTGGTGGCAATTATCCGGGCGGTCAATTTCGACGAAGCTTTGGAAATTGCCAATGGCACCGACTACGCTTTAACGGGGGGTCTCTATTCCCGTACCCCTGACCACATTAACCGAGCCGCCGCTGAGTTTGAAGTGGGTAATCTTTACATCAACCGCACCATTACCGGGGCGCTCGTTTCCCGCCAACCGTTTGGGGGCTTCAAAATGTCTGGGGTAGGTTCTAAAGCCGGTGGCCCAGATTATTTATTACAGTTCTTGGAACCCCGCCATGTAACAGAAAATATTCAACGCCAAGGTTTTGCACCGATTGAAGGGGCGGATCAGTAA
- a CDS encoding mechanosensitive ion channel domain-containing protein has protein sequence MIAQLNLQAPAPQAIANGIEQGHLLKIWLVETLNAPIFKLGTESITLWWIIQACFLLLLVGVFAKTTKQFLKKILLLKLGFSEGNREVIGTLTSLGVAVLGFIIVLQGMGLELASFAVIMGGLGIGIGFGLQELTRNLVSGLTIFGENKLKVGDLIEFNNHIGYIKEISIRSTVIRTFRGSDLVVPNTDLTSNLVINWNYENCSGRLEVPVSVEYGSDLVLVTEVLLESAAMEKNIVSEPAPKAIFLGFGENSLNFELWVWTERIDQRFLIFSSLNHIIQYNCRRRGINMPFPQRDLWLRNPESISLAVSNQENTVPIPGEKLDNSPTLTQLLKKNFCFQKLNNLEIRNVIEMGKRWHLSAGEILVKQNQYHSYFCVVLTGAINAIYENEKISNRIFTFKQGEFFGELPLMLEVPYPTTMIAAEESTLFLIGKDCFHKLLSTHPELSDRVAEELSKRQDTLQGYEQKLKEMGLLVEEDLKNPVEWIRQRINKIFDVSQKSLSR, from the coding sequence GTGATCGCACAACTTAATCTACAAGCACCGGCCCCCCAGGCGATCGCCAATGGGATTGAACAAGGGCATTTACTAAAAATTTGGCTGGTGGAAACATTGAATGCTCCCATCTTCAAGCTGGGCACTGAGAGCATCACTTTATGGTGGATTATTCAGGCCTGTTTTCTGCTTTTATTGGTGGGAGTATTTGCTAAGACCACCAAACAATTCCTCAAAAAAATTCTACTGCTCAAACTTGGATTTAGTGAAGGTAACCGAGAAGTAATTGGCACATTAACCAGTTTAGGGGTAGCAGTATTAGGTTTTATCATCGTACTGCAAGGCATGGGTCTGGAATTGGCTAGCTTTGCTGTAATTATGGGGGGACTGGGGATTGGCATTGGTTTTGGTTTACAGGAATTGACCAGAAATTTAGTCAGCGGTCTAACAATTTTTGGCGAAAATAAACTTAAAGTTGGCGACTTAATTGAATTTAATAACCACATTGGCTATATCAAAGAAATTTCCATTCGGTCTACAGTAATCCGTACTTTTAGAGGTAGTGACCTGGTGGTACCCAACACCGATTTAACCAGCAACTTAGTAATTAACTGGAATTATGAAAATTGCAGTGGTCGCCTCGAAGTGCCAGTCAGTGTGGAATATGGCAGCGACTTAGTTTTAGTGACGGAAGTGCTATTAGAATCCGCCGCCATGGAAAAAAATATTGTCAGTGAGCCAGCACCAAAAGCAATTTTTCTTGGGTTTGGCGAAAATTCTCTTAATTTTGAACTCTGGGTTTGGACTGAAAGAATTGACCAAAGGTTTCTGATCTTTAGCTCCCTTAATCACATCATTCAATATAATTGTCGTCGCCGGGGAATTAATATGCCCTTTCCCCAAAGGGATCTATGGCTGAGAAATCCAGAAAGTATATCTCTAGCAGTTAGTAATCAAGAAAATACAGTTCCGATCCCTGGAGAAAAATTAGATAATTCTCCCACCCTCACCCAGCTATTGAAGAAAAACTTCTGCTTTCAGAAACTCAATAATCTTGAAATTAGAAATGTGATTGAAATGGGGAAACGATGGCATTTATCGGCGGGAGAAATCTTAGTTAAACAAAATCAGTACCATAGCTATTTTTGTGTCGTTCTCACCGGGGCAATAAATGCCATTTATGAAAATGAAAAAATTAGCAATCGTATATTTACCTTCAAACAAGGAGAATTCTTTGGTGAGTTACCATTGATGTTAGAGGTTCCCTATCCCACTACCATGATCGCCGCTGAAGAGTCCACTCTTTTCTTAATTGGTAAAGATTGTTTCCACAAACTTTTATCCACCCACCCTGAACTATCGGATCGAGTAGCAGAGGAATTAAGCAAACGCCAGGATACCCTCCAGGGATATGAACAAAAACTTAAAGAAATGGGACTACTGGTTGAGGAGGATTTGAAAAACCCGGTGGAATGGATTAGACAAAGAATCAACAAAATTTTTGACGTTAGTCAGAAGTCTTTATCTCGTTAG
- a CDS encoding DedA family protein gives MSQWITEWIPQVMNQLGYVGISLLMFLENLFPPIPSELIMPLAGFAAAQGKLELFPTIIAGVIGTILGSYPWYYIGKWVSEERLEQLADRYGKWIGLDAKDIHKVNIWFGRYGRQSVFLGRLVPGIRTMVSLPAGVNAMGLISFTLYSLGGISLWVTLLGSSGYKLGNNYDLVEQYLEPVSKIVLVSVAAIIVLSIVRKQLGRRA, from the coding sequence ATGTCCCAGTGGATTACAGAATGGATTCCCCAAGTAATGAATCAGTTGGGCTATGTGGGAATCAGTCTTTTGATGTTTTTGGAAAATTTATTTCCCCCTATCCCTTCTGAATTGATCATGCCCTTAGCTGGTTTTGCCGCCGCCCAGGGTAAATTGGAATTATTTCCAACCATTATTGCTGGTGTTATCGGCACTATTCTAGGTTCCTATCCTTGGTACTACATAGGTAAATGGGTCAGTGAAGAAAGGCTAGAACAACTTGCCGACCGTTATGGTAAGTGGATTGGTCTAGATGCCAAAGATATTCACAAAGTCAACATTTGGTTTGGTCGCTATGGACGTCAATCAGTATTTTTGGGGCGTTTAGTGCCAGGCATCCGCACCATGGTCTCCTTACCGGCGGGGGTCAATGCCATGGGTTTGATTTCCTTTACTCTCTACAGCTTGGGGGGCATATCTCTGTGGGTAACCTTACTCGGTAGTTCTGGCTATAAGCTGGGAAATAACTATGACTTAGTGGAGCAATACTTGGAGCCAGTATCAAAAATTGTCCTGGTTAGTGTGGCCGCTATCATCGTGTTATCAATCGTCCGTAAACAGCTAGGTCGGAGGGCTTGA
- a CDS encoding LL-diaminopimelate aminotransferase: MASINDNYLKLKAGYLFPEIARRVNAFTNANPNAQVIKLGIGDVTEPLPLACRQAMAKAIDDMGDRQTFKGYGPEQGYAWLREKIAQHDFQARGCEVSAEEIFISDGSKCDTGNILDIFGKDNTIAVTDPVYPVYVDTNVMAGHTGDANDKGEYGGLVYLPISAENEFIAAIPSQKVDLIYLCFPNNPTGATATKAYLKEWVDYALAHGSIIFFDAAYEAFITDPTLPHSIYEIEGARNCAIEFRSFSKNAGFTGTRCAFTVVPKTLTAKAADGTDVELWKLWNRRQSTKFNGVSYIIQQGAEAVYSPEGQAQVQELIAFYLENARIIREKLAAAGLMVYGGVNAPYVWVKTPDGLSSWDFFDKLLHTVNVVGTPGSGFGAAGEGYFRISAFNSRENVEEAMERITSTLKLG; the protein is encoded by the coding sequence ATGGCCAGTATCAACGACAACTATCTCAAGCTCAAAGCCGGTTACCTGTTCCCCGAAATTGCTCGGCGGGTAAATGCTTTCACCAATGCCAATCCTAACGCCCAGGTGATCAAACTTGGTATTGGGGATGTGACGGAACCCCTGCCCCTTGCTTGTCGCCAGGCCATGGCCAAAGCCATCGACGACATGGGCGATCGCCAAACCTTTAAGGGCTATGGCCCGGAACAGGGTTACGCTTGGTTGCGGGAAAAAATTGCCCAGCACGATTTCCAAGCCCGGGGCTGTGAGGTTAGTGCCGAAGAAATTTTTATCTCCGACGGTTCCAAATGTGACACCGGCAATATCCTCGATATTTTTGGCAAAGACAACACCATTGCCGTCACCGATCCTGTTTATCCCGTCTATGTGGACACCAACGTGATGGCGGGGCACACCGGCGATGCCAACGACAAAGGGGAATACGGTGGCCTGGTTTACCTGCCCATTTCGGCGGAAAATGAGTTTATAGCGGCCATACCGAGCCAAAAAGTAGATTTAATTTACCTTTGTTTTCCCAACAACCCCACCGGGGCCACTGCCACTAAAGCCTATTTAAAGGAGTGGGTAGACTATGCCCTGGCCCATGGTTCGATCATCTTTTTTGATGCAGCCTACGAAGCATTTATTACCGATCCCACTTTGCCCCATTCCATCTATGAAATTGAAGGGGCCAGGAACTGTGCCATTGAGTTTCGCTCCTTTTCCAAAAATGCTGGTTTCACCGGCACCCGTTGCGCTTTCACTGTGGTACCAAAAACTTTAACCGCCAAAGCCGCCGATGGCACTGACGTGGAATTATGGAAACTCTGGAACCGCCGCCAATCCACCAAATTTAATGGGGTTTCCTACATTATCCAACAGGGGGCAGAAGCGGTTTATTCTCCTGAAGGCCAAGCCCAGGTACAGGAACTGATTGCCTTTTATTTAGAAAATGCTCGCATTATCCGGGAGAAATTAGCCGCCGCCGGTTTGATGGTCTATGGTGGGGTCAATGCTCCCTATGTGTGGGTCAAAACCCCCGATGGGCTGAGCAGTTGGGACTTTTTTGACAAGTTATTACATACGGTGAATGTGGTGGGTACCCCTGGCTCTGGTTTTGGAGCGGCCGGAGAAGGCTATTTCCGCATTTCCGCCTTTAACAGTCGGGAAAACGTAGAGGAAGCCATGGAGCGCATCACCTCTACCCTCAAATTGGGTTAG
- a CDS encoding DUF2974 domain-containing protein, with translation MGIFNRRRLLLGGVALGGAFTIGQEERHREKLQQLEELARAQTANTDRTSMLSAVFEADAEKIYRGEEIIKSVRLTPPILPYDRQISRLLIRCSKIATQQYLTGKTIPSYDGNIRQLPAYSSDLDEYKQIASFRGKEAKISESVAVQIPLDNTGDPLDKTWDQAEDSIGETIRQVVKVTQEIPVYLGFVLSSPRHNLIVFRGTQTTMEWVNNLRAQQISFTDRQSGQHFGKIHQGFIENYLRIVSPIPREIARQLDPTVPCYVTGHSLGASLAVLAALDLAVNLPNLRPQIQLYSYACPRVGDITFAQLHSRQVPNSYRIVNLADVIPLLPPTTGLGTYVHVGQSWSFLNQGQDILPNHVVDTYQSAVHREVETDQSRDYPIAAV, from the coding sequence ATGGGAATCTTTAACCGCAGAAGACTGTTATTAGGGGGAGTAGCCCTGGGGGGAGCATTTACCATTGGCCAGGAAGAACGCCATCGGGAAAAACTCCAACAGTTGGAGGAACTAGCCCGGGCCCAGACCGCCAACACCGACCGCACCAGTATGTTGAGTGCTGTCTTTGAAGCCGATGCGGAAAAAATCTACCGGGGCGAGGAGATTATCAAGAGTGTGAGGCTTACTCCCCCTATCCTGCCCTACGATCGCCAAATTTCCCGACTACTGATCCGTTGCAGTAAAATCGCCACCCAACAATACCTAACGGGGAAAACCATCCCCAGCTACGACGGCAATATCCGACAATTACCGGCCTACAGCTCCGATTTGGACGAATATAAGCAAATTGCTTCGTTTCGAGGCAAGGAAGCCAAGATTTCCGAATCCGTTGCCGTCCAAATTCCCCTGGATAACACCGGCGATCCCCTAGATAAAACCTGGGACCAAGCAGAGGACTCCATAGGGGAAACCATTCGTCAAGTGGTTAAAGTCACCCAAGAAATCCCCGTTTACCTCGGTTTTGTGCTCAGTTCTCCCCGGCACAATTTAATTGTGTTCCGGGGCACCCAAACCACCATGGAATGGGTTAACAATCTCCGGGCCCAGCAAATTTCCTTCACCGATCGCCAATCGGGGCAACATTTCGGCAAAATTCACCAAGGCTTTATCGAAAATTATCTGCGTATTGTCAGTCCCATTCCTAGGGAAATTGCCCGACAATTAGACCCGACTGTGCCCTGTTACGTCACTGGCCATAGTTTGGGCGCTTCCCTGGCGGTGCTGGCAGCCCTAGATTTGGCCGTTAACCTGCCTAATTTACGGCCTCAAATCCAACTTTATAGCTACGCTTGCCCTAGGGTTGGGGATATAACCTTTGCCCAGCTCCATTCTCGCCAAGTGCCTAACAGTTACCGCATTGTTAATCTAGCGGACGTAATTCCCCTCCTGCCCCCCACCACGGGACTGGGCACCTACGTCCATGTGGGCCAGAGTTGGAGTTTCCTAAACCAAGGGCAAGACATTTTACCCAACCATGTGGTGGACACCTACCAAAGCGCAGTGCATCGGGAAGTGGAAACGGACCAGTCTAGGGATTATCCCATCGCCGCCGTTTGA
- a CDS encoding protochlorophyllide reductase, producing MEQPMKPTVIITGASSGVGLYGAKALIDQGWHVIMACRNLDKTQKVADELGFPKNSYTIIKLDLGYLDSVRRFVSQFRELGRPLKALICNAAVYFPLLDDPLWSADDYELSVATNHLGHFLLCNLLLEDLKACSDEDKRLIILGTVTANSKELGGKIPIPAPPDLGNFEGFEAGFKKPIAMINNKKFKSGKAYKDSKLCNMLTTRELHRRFHQETGIIFNSLYPGCVADTPLFRNHYSLFRTIFPWFQKNVTKGYVSQELAGERVAMVVADDKFKESGVHWSWGNRQQAGREAFVQELSEQGSDAQKAQRMWDLSEKLVGMT from the coding sequence ATGGAACAGCCGATGAAACCAACGGTGATCATCACCGGAGCCTCCTCCGGGGTGGGACTATATGGCGCTAAAGCGTTAATTGATCAGGGCTGGCATGTCATCATGGCCTGCCGCAATTTGGACAAAACTCAGAAAGTTGCCGACGAGTTGGGTTTTCCTAAAAATTCTTACACCATTATTAAACTAGATTTGGGCTATTTAGACAGTGTGCGGCGATTTGTGAGCCAGTTTCGAGAATTGGGGCGTCCTCTCAAAGCTTTAATTTGTAATGCGGCAGTTTACTTCCCTTTATTAGATGATCCCCTCTGGTCAGCGGATGACTATGAATTATCCGTCGCCACCAATCACCTGGGACATTTCTTGCTTTGCAATCTCTTGCTCGAAGACCTGAAAGCTTGTTCCGACGAAGATAAACGCCTAATTATCTTGGGTACCGTCACCGCCAACAGCAAAGAGCTTGGGGGCAAAATTCCCATCCCCGCTCCACCGGATCTGGGCAACTTTGAAGGGTTTGAAGCGGGCTTTAAAAAACCCATTGCCATGATTAATAATAAAAAATTCAAATCGGGCAAAGCGTACAAGGATAGTAAGCTCTGTAATATGCTCACCACCAGGGAATTACACCGTCGCTTCCACCAAGAAACAGGCATTATTTTTAACTCCCTTTACCCTGGTTGTGTGGCCGATACTCCCCTCTTCCGCAACCACTATTCCCTATTCCGGACTATTTTTCCCTGGTTCCAAAAAAATGTCACCAAAGGCTATGTCAGCCAAGAATTAGCAGGGGAACGGGTCGCCATGGTGGTGGCAGATGACAAATTTAAAGAGTCCGGGGTGCATTGGAGTTGGGGCAACCGCCAACAAGCCGGGCGGGAAGCTTTTGTGCAGGAACTTTCCGAACAGGGTAGCGATGCCCAAAAAGCCCAGCGCATGTGGGATTTAAGCGAAAAGTTAGTGGGTATGACTTAG
- a CDS encoding PD40 domain-containing protein has product MNRVRIWGSLGRTPWLWSAIILVLLALSGCNNVRRSPLDQSLNSRFNDEQPSLSGDGRWLALVSNRNGTREILVYDLRNNQLVNLPGLNQANTIAESPSLSRTGRYLVYLSSIQGRPDIALYDRFTKKTDLLTLNYRQWVRNPKISPDGRYIVFETAKRGQWDIEILDRGPQIELDIAEGTPVENPPAAP; this is encoded by the coding sequence GTGAACAGGGTGAGAATTTGGGGTAGTTTAGGGCGGACTCCATGGTTATGGTCGGCAATAATACTAGTCCTCCTAGCGCTCAGTGGTTGTAATAACGTCAGGCGATCGCCATTGGACCAGAGCTTAAATAGCCGCTTCAATGACGAACAGCCCAGCCTCAGTGGTGATGGCCGCTGGTTGGCCCTAGTTTCTAACCGCAACGGCACCAGGGAAATTTTGGTCTATGACCTGCGCAACAATCAATTGGTCAACCTACCGGGATTGAACCAAGCCAACACCATTGCCGAAAGCCCCAGCCTGAGTCGCACCGGCCGTTACCTAGTCTATTTGTCCAGCATCCAAGGGCGGCCCGACATTGCCCTTTATGATCGCTTCACCAAAAAAACTGACCTATTAACCCTCAACTATCGCCAATGGGTCAGAAATCCCAAGATTAGTCCCGACGGGCGCTACATCGTTTTTGAAACCGCAAAACGGGGACAATGGGACATCGAAATTCTCGACCGGGGCCCGCAAATTGAATTGGACATTGCCGAGGGTACCCCTGTGGAAAATCCCCCCGCTGCCCCATGA
- a CDS encoding Ycf66 family protein: protein MVNFGLNSASILGIFLAVAGAGLYFLRSVRPEVSRDYDIFFSAVGLLCGLILLFQGWRLDPILQFGQLLLSGSTVFFAAETIRLRGITTEQARRSAPYADDRRVSKTRVYTEAELDQLEPEDEPVARNNRRLRGYDDDARSGRPDGYGEAEARARPRPPSGRSAPPPNTKPIRSRPPAGRSAPQRPAPGYSDNYGYEDDYSGWDSGANDVWDDPTPSRRPSSRRPRPEASNPPNPPRRPSNRRPRPTTGPSSDYDSFGDRPERNAPRNARPYEDEPPAAYVDYQPIDEADLTPRPTTPEDQEQAARSGNPRSQRPSRPPVDAEEPPMGADDQERFDY, encoded by the coding sequence ATGGTAAATTTCGGGCTCAATTCAGCTAGCATCCTTGGTATTTTTCTCGCAGTGGCCGGGGCGGGACTCTATTTCCTGCGCTCGGTGCGGCCGGAGGTGTCCCGGGATTACGACATCTTTTTCTCCGCTGTGGGCCTACTGTGCGGACTAATTTTACTGTTCCAAGGTTGGCGGCTAGACCCGATTTTACAGTTTGGGCAATTATTGCTCAGTGGCTCCACCGTGTTTTTTGCCGCTGAAACTATCCGTTTACGGGGCATCACCACCGAACAGGCCAGGCGCAGTGCCCCCTACGCAGACGATCGCCGGGTGAGTAAAACTAGGGTCTATACCGAAGCAGAATTAGACCAATTGGAACCAGAGGATGAACCTGTTGCCCGTAACAATCGTCGCCTAAGGGGTTATGACGATGATGCCCGCAGTGGCCGTCCCGATGGCTATGGAGAAGCGGAAGCTAGGGCCAGGCCCCGTCCCCCTAGTGGTCGCAGTGCTCCCCCTCCCAATACCAAGCCAATCCGTTCCCGTCCTCCCGCTGGCCGCAGTGCCCCCCAGCGCCCCGCCCCTGGTTACAGCGATAACTACGGTTATGAAGATGATTACTCTGGTTGGGATAGTGGTGCCAATGACGTTTGGGATGATCCTACCCCCAGCCGTCGTCCCTCAAGCCGTCGCCCCCGCCCAGAAGCGAGCAATCCCCCCAATCCCCCCCGTCGTCCCAGTAACCGCCGTCCCCGTCCCACTACTGGTCCGAGCAGTGATTATGATTCCTTTGGCGATCGCCCAGAGAGGAATGCCCCCCGCAATGCCCGCCCCTACGAAGATGAACCCCCAGCGGCCTATGTGGACTACCAACCCATTGATGAAGCTGATTTAACTCCCCGCCCCACCACTCCCGAGGACCAGGAACAGGCGGCCCGCAGTGGTAACCCCCGCAGTCAACGTCCCAGTCGTCCCCCAGTCGATGCGGAAGAGCCCCCCATGGGAGCTGATGACCAAGAACGGTTTGATTATTAG